In Sphingobacterium sp. lm-10, one DNA window encodes the following:
- the fdhD gene encoding formate dehydrogenase accessory sulfurtransferase FdhD: MKTENLENIAVKKVEIIRINDNKSLHLADEVSVEEPLEIRVSFGHATIRESKNISVTMRTPGNDPELAMGFLFTEGIISNYQQIESVTGIDAACSRNQENVIIVRLTNGFIPELTHTDRNFYTTSSCGVCGKGSIQSIRTVSTFKDHVKEEIRIDTETLYQLPNRLRSFQNNFSATGGIHASGLFNLRGDLLALREDVGRHNALDKLIGYALSANLLPLDSNILLLSGRASFELIQKAAMAGIAIVAAIGAPSSLAVELAEDFDMTLIGFLKDNRCNIYTKSSHHHLDVAMV, from the coding sequence ATGAAAACCGAAAATTTGGAAAATATCGCAGTAAAGAAGGTTGAAATTATCAGGATAAATGATAATAAAAGCTTGCATCTTGCAGACGAAGTTTCCGTCGAGGAACCATTAGAAATAAGGGTTTCATTTGGCCATGCAACCATACGCGAAAGTAAAAATATCTCCGTTACGATGCGTACACCGGGCAACGATCCAGAGCTTGCTATGGGATTTCTTTTTACCGAAGGAATTATTTCCAATTACCAGCAGATTGAAAGCGTAACTGGCATAGATGCAGCTTGTTCACGCAATCAGGAGAATGTCATAATAGTCAGACTTACTAACGGATTTATTCCTGAGCTAACGCATACCGATCGAAACTTTTATACGACTTCCAGTTGTGGGGTATGCGGAAAGGGATCTATACAATCCATACGAACAGTAAGCACATTCAAGGATCATGTTAAGGAGGAGATACGAATAGATACGGAAACATTATATCAATTACCGAACAGATTAAGATCGTTCCAAAATAACTTTAGCGCAACAGGGGGCATTCATGCTTCTGGACTTTTTAACCTTCGCGGAGATCTGTTGGCATTACGCGAAGATGTAGGAAGGCACAATGCTTTAGACAAGTTGATCGGATATGCCTTATCAGCCAATTTGTTGCCTCTAGACAGCAACATTTTGTTATTGAGCGGAAGGGCGAGTTTTGAACTAATACAAAAGGCTGCAATGGCCGGAATTGCTATTGTAGCGGCCATCGGTGCTCCTTCCAGTCTGGCAGTCGAGTTAGCAGAAGACTTCGATATGACGTTAATTGGTTTTTTAAAAGACAATAGATGTAATATTTACACCAAAAGTAGTCATCATCATCTCGATGTTGCCATGGTGTAA
- a CDS encoding alpha/beta hydrolase, whose translation MYYLKTIRIALRVVRFFNEKAYLHILLRLFNRPPKRKTLKINSSYGFEVLDYKINDNLEFTLYQKGYSDILIIFAHGWGSKFQDFKHFFQPIFREDISIIGFDAPAHGSSPGKFTNILKFKEIVKHCLQEIQGQKEIVVIGHSIGASAAALAILEVPKIKISCFFLIAAPSNLTKILDNFAGTMGCSKKDKTALEEKIKKTYKIDFKTNSLINNDRPTNVQQIILIHDRADEKMVYDESIDLAYRWKINENKDIWTIENSGHHKILKNKSVIENIISKILPR comes from the coding sequence ATGTATTATTTAAAAACTATTAGAATAGCTTTAAGAGTTGTTCGCTTTTTCAACGAAAAAGCGTACCTACACATCCTCTTACGATTATTCAACAGGCCTCCCAAAAGGAAAACTTTAAAGATAAATTCTAGCTATGGTTTCGAAGTATTAGATTATAAAATCAACGATAATCTTGAATTCACTTTATATCAGAAAGGATACTCGGACATACTGATCATATTTGCACATGGATGGGGAAGCAAATTTCAGGATTTTAAGCATTTTTTTCAACCTATATTTAGAGAGGATATTAGCATAATAGGTTTTGACGCCCCTGCACACGGTAGTTCACCAGGCAAATTCACCAATATACTCAAATTTAAAGAAATAGTAAAACACTGCCTTCAAGAGATTCAAGGTCAAAAGGAGATTGTTGTAATTGGACATTCGATAGGTGCATCAGCCGCAGCTTTAGCGATTCTGGAAGTACCAAAAATAAAAATAAGTTGCTTTTTTCTTATTGCTGCCCCTTCTAATTTGACGAAGATCTTGGATAATTTTGCAGGAACAATGGGGTGTTCTAAGAAAGACAAAACAGCTTTGGAAGAAAAGATAAAAAAAACTTATAAAATTGATTTTAAAACAAATAGCCTAATAAATAATGATAGACCAACTAATGTTCAACAAATAATACTTATTCATGATAGAGCTGATGAAAAGATGGTCTACGATGAATCCATCGATTTAGCATACAGGTGGAAAATAAATGAAAATAAAGATATATGGACAATAGAAAACTCGGGACATCACAAAATACTAAAGAACAAATCGGTAATAGAAAATATAATTTCAAAAATTCTTCCACGTTAG